From one Staphylococcus kloosii genomic stretch:
- the ggt gene encoding gamma-glutamyltransferase, protein MDNQSDVTASSEGLVSVSHPIAAKVGKDILDQGGTAIDAVIAIQCILNVVEPYMSGLGGGGYLLYYDHTTQQVTTFDARETAPSHVDTEFYLDNDGNHLSFFDLSTHGSAIGIPGIPKLFDYLMDNYATLELANLINPAIQLAQEGHRANWATQKYSWHQIERIKKYPETYATYTNAENDYFHEGDWVRLPALSKTFEYVRDNGFDAFYHGDIAHQIVQATNQAGGQMTLEDLHNYDIQIKAPVTANYRGYDIYTMGPSSSGGITVLQILKMMEQFNLKNMGSRSTQYLHTLIQAMHLAYSDRAQYSTDNTFHHVPISELLNEDYLKNRSNHIQSQYANFNINHGVFSEQQSNTNIDEQHTETTHYSVTDRYGNVASFTTSIGMIYGSGITVPGYGLLLNTTMNDFDVVKGGINEIEPGKRSISSMTPTIIMKDAKPFMEVGSPGAISIIACVVQTIINVLDFDMSIQQAINEPRIYSSNPSRIEWEPQFSQSIILELINKGHAMERKPEAYIGDVHGLRFNYNNDKNNGATDSQWKINSEQDNDSKSSAENINTIQPHVFVSGGADDTREGTVMGGNVYIKRNQAPQLETYEIPEFNVYVNNVALPLRKFQAFREDDIYWLDLTIADHAFAVDVESGNFNNDSTTDDKDNTTCISREKLANYIQSFTNQEYIQLIPLAKQLNYSINIIDDDLYLSKNAEQRIDEDAAAYYRYDKDSITR, encoded by the coding sequence ATGGACAATCAATCTGACGTTACAGCATCATCAGAGGGCCTAGTATCAGTATCACACCCTATTGCAGCCAAAGTAGGTAAAGACATCTTAGACCAAGGTGGTACGGCAATCGATGCCGTTATCGCTATTCAATGCATACTAAATGTTGTAGAGCCCTATATGTCTGGCTTAGGTGGCGGTGGTTATTTATTATACTATGATCATACTACTCAGCAGGTAACAACATTTGATGCTCGTGAAACTGCACCAAGCCATGTAGACACCGAATTTTATCTAGATAACGACGGCAACCACCTGTCATTTTTTGACCTTAGTACACATGGTTCCGCCATTGGAATTCCAGGCATTCCAAAACTATTTGATTACTTAATGGACAATTATGCAACATTAGAGTTAGCTAATTTAATCAACCCAGCAATTCAACTGGCACAGGAAGGCCACCGTGCAAATTGGGCAACGCAAAAATATTCATGGCATCAAATCGAGCGTATTAAAAAGTACCCCGAAACTTATGCAACCTATACTAATGCTGAAAATGACTACTTTCATGAAGGTGACTGGGTTAGACTGCCAGCACTCTCAAAGACCTTTGAATATGTTCGTGATAACGGCTTTGATGCCTTTTATCATGGCGATATCGCACATCAAATTGTGCAAGCTACTAATCAAGCTGGCGGTCAAATGACATTAGAGGATTTACACAATTATGATATTCAAATCAAAGCACCTGTTACTGCAAATTACCGTGGCTATGATATCTATACTATGGGCCCTTCAAGCTCTGGCGGTATTACCGTACTGCAAATTTTAAAAATGATGGAACAATTTAATCTAAAAAATATGGGTAGCCGATCAACGCAATATCTTCATACATTGATCCAGGCAATGCATTTAGCTTATAGCGACCGTGCGCAATACAGTACTGATAATACTTTCCATCACGTACCAATTAGTGAATTATTGAATGAAGATTATTTGAAAAATCGCAGTAACCACATTCAAAGTCAGTACGCAAACTTTAATATTAATCACGGCGTATTCAGCGAACAGCAATCTAATACCAATATAGACGAGCAACATACTGAAACTACCCATTATTCAGTAACAGATCGTTATGGTAATGTCGCATCGTTCACTACTTCTATTGGCATGATTTATGGTTCTGGTATTACTGTTCCAGGCTATGGCTTACTCCTTAATACGACAATGAATGACTTCGACGTGGTTAAGGGTGGCATCAATGAAATAGAACCTGGCAAACGTTCAATCAGTAGTATGACGCCCACTATAATTATGAAAGATGCTAAACCTTTTATGGAGGTCGGCTCTCCTGGTGCAATTAGTATTATTGCTTGTGTCGTTCAAACGATAATCAATGTCCTAGATTTTGACATGTCAATTCAACAAGCTATAAATGAACCACGTATATATAGTAGTAACCCATCACGTATCGAATGGGAGCCCCAATTTAGCCAAAGTATTATTTTAGAACTAATTAATAAGGGGCATGCCATGGAGCGCAAGCCTGAAGCATATATCGGTGACGTACATGGCTTAAGATTTAATTACAATAATGATAAAAATAATGGCGCTACCGATAGTCAGTGGAAGATTAATAGTGAGCAAGACAACGATTCTAAAAGCAGCGCAGAAAACATAAACACTATACAACCTCATGTATTCGTTTCTGGTGGAGCCGATGACACACGTGAAGGCACTGTAATGGGTGGTAACGTCTACATTAAACGAAATCAAGCACCGCAACTAGAAACTTATGAAATTCCAGAATTTAACGTGTATGTTAACAACGTCGCCTTACCTCTACGTAAGTTTCAAGCTTTTCGAGAAGACGATATTTATTGGCTTGATTTGACCATAGCTGATCACGCCTTTGCTGTTGATGTTGAAAGTGGAAATTTTAATAACGACAGTACAACTGACGATAAAGATAATAC
- a CDS encoding ABC transporter substrate-binding protein, translating to MKKRLATVTLIAALTLSACSVPTKSDLPKKEHKVEVKGKRPTISFLGQSSYEDEMNIAKAQLEDAGFNVKMNIQPDYGSFRSQREAGNYDIAIDDWTTVFGDPNYSVSALFKTGGSNSLLSDKHVDKLLNKASQETDSKAKKTYKQLEDEVVFKEGYLAPLYGSKKNLVFDNKVINPKRVMLPISRALFWQSFDYNNKQNRDKRPLVISQEDSELASLDPIRSIAPSVYGIDMNMYTRLLTLDKDNSITTKGSLSHSYATNKDHTAFYFLLRDDDYFAKVENGKAEKTNERVTADDVKFSLDRARDKNSVPDNTTYNMHSHIKNIAKVSNINQLKDTQTSNNNSVWDALTKDKKLNVKSLTNNDAAVNNKEGKYQVVKITTDQSMPKEVNYLTHSSAGILSKSHVTAMNNKNNDKPYGDPSTIPTKDSGKNSLYASGPYIMTKKTNYQASFERNPGFNEHGQSNYGRAPIKNIALRFNDDPDSALSELRNHSVDVLSDADQKNFDLIKSDDNLTIKRKMGSESVFLLTNIKHGTFKKHPELRRAVVDAVDQQQYIKFYRGDKFNIASPVTPLLNTGNKQHRDLDDAQKIMDKYQKHHH from the coding sequence TTGAAAAAAAGATTGGCAACCGTCACATTAATTGCTGCACTAACTTTAAGTGCATGCAGTGTACCTACGAAGTCTGATTTACCTAAAAAAGAACATAAAGTTGAAGTTAAAGGTAAACGACCAACTATAAGTTTTCTAGGGCAATCATCATACGAAGATGAAATGAATATTGCCAAAGCTCAATTAGAAGACGCTGGATTTAATGTAAAAATGAATATACAACCTGACTATGGTAGTTTCCGCTCACAACGTGAAGCTGGTAACTATGATATTGCTATAGATGACTGGACTACTGTTTTTGGTGACCCAAATTACTCTGTGAGTGCCCTTTTCAAAACGGGTGGCTCTAATAGTTTGCTGAGTGATAAACATGTAGATAAATTATTAAATAAAGCTTCTCAAGAAACAGATAGTAAAGCTAAAAAGACCTATAAACAATTAGAAGATGAAGTTGTTTTTAAAGAAGGTTATTTAGCACCTTTATATGGTTCTAAAAAAAATCTCGTTTTCGATAATAAAGTAATTAATCCTAAGCGCGTTATGTTACCTATATCTCGCGCACTCTTTTGGCAAAGTTTTGATTACAATAACAAACAAAATCGTGACAAGCGACCACTTGTTATTTCTCAAGAAGACAGTGAACTCGCATCACTCGATCCAATACGTTCTATTGCACCGTCTGTCTATGGCATAGATATGAACATGTATACACGTCTATTAACATTGGATAAAGATAATAGCATTACAACTAAAGGCTCGCTCAGCCATAGTTACGCGACAAATAAAGACCATACAGCCTTTTACTTCTTATTAAGAGACGACGATTATTTTGCAAAAGTAGAAAATGGTAAAGCCGAAAAAACAAATGAACGTGTTACAGCAGACGACGTTAAGTTTTCATTGGATCGCGCTCGTGATAAAAATTCAGTACCAGATAATACAACTTATAATATGCATTCACACATTAAGAATATTGCTAAGGTATCAAATATTAACCAATTAAAAGACACACAAACCTCAAATAATAACAGTGTTTGGGACGCATTGACTAAAGATAAAAAGTTAAATGTTAAATCATTAACTAATAATGATGCAGCAGTAAACAATAAAGAAGGTAAATATCAAGTCGTTAAAATTACCACAGACCAATCAATGCCAAAAGAAGTTAATTATCTTACACATTCATCTGCAGGCATATTATCTAAGTCTCATGTAACTGCAATGAACAATAAAAACAATGACAAACCATATGGCGATCCAAGTACCATTCCAACAAAAGATAGTGGCAAAAACAGCTTATATGCGAGTGGCCCTTATATTATGACTAAGAAAACAAATTATCAGGCATCATTCGAACGTAACCCAGGCTTTAACGAACACGGGCAAAGCAACTATGGCCGCGCTCCTATAAAAAATATTGCCTTAAGATTTAATGATGACCCAGACAGTGCCTTATCTGAATTAAGAAACCATTCTGTCGATGTATTATCTGATGCAGACCAGAAAAACTTCGACTTAATCAAATCAGATGATAATTTAACAATTAAACGTAAAATGGGTAGCGAGTCTGTCTTCTTATTAACTAATATTAAACACGGTACTTTCAAAAAACATCCTGAATTGCGTCGTGCTGTTGTCGATGCGGTCGATCAACAGCAATATATAAAATTCTACCGTGGCGATAAGTTTAATATTGCATCACCTGTCACACCATTGCTAAATACAGGTAATAAGCAACACAGAGATTTAGATGATGCTCAGAAGATTATGGATAAATACCAAAAGCACCATCATTAA
- a CDS encoding ABC transporter permease, which translates to MKQQTLKYFTLLSVVTFILVILTTCINMFKGYVADRFYLGETILIVVTLLTLCIGLSYSKWQTNSIIRLLVYLFLLITTCTGNIFSLLMFITILRNEQTSKYGIYNSWENFIYKVRQNKIALIGMVILVYMLTLSITSIFTFDTSLATQNHFNALLQNPSWAHPFGTDDFGRDLFTRIIAGAKLTFFISIVSVIIAMIFGMLLGTLAGYFTKADNGIMRILDVFFAIPSLLLAVAIIASFGASTTNLIIALSIGNIPSFARTMRANVLEVKRTEYVEAAIISGEQTPRILWSYIFPNALAPIIIRFSLNIGAVVLTTSGLSFLGLGVAPEVPEWGNILRTGSTYLETHSNLAIFPGLCIMLLVLAFNFIGDAVRDALDPKVQ; encoded by the coding sequence ATGAAACAACAAACATTAAAATATTTCACTTTACTCTCAGTAGTCACATTTATACTAGTAATATTAACGACATGTATCAATATGTTTAAAGGCTATGTCGCAGATAGATTTTACTTGGGTGAAACGATACTTATTGTAGTAACTTTATTAACATTATGTATCGGCTTATCCTATTCAAAATGGCAGACAAATTCAATAATACGCTTGTTAGTTTACCTGTTCCTTCTTATAACTACTTGTACCGGAAATATTTTTTCATTGCTTATGTTCATCACGATTTTGCGCAATGAACAAACATCAAAATATGGTATTTATAATAGTTGGGAAAATTTCATTTATAAAGTACGCCAAAATAAAATTGCACTTATTGGTATGGTGATTTTGGTTTATATGTTGACCTTATCAATCACTTCTATTTTCACATTTGATACGTCATTAGCAACGCAAAATCACTTTAATGCTTTATTGCAAAATCCGAGTTGGGCACATCCATTTGGAACTGATGATTTTGGACGTGACTTATTCACGCGTATCATCGCAGGTGCAAAATTAACGTTCTTTATATCGATAGTATCGGTTATTATTGCAATGATATTTGGCATGCTTTTAGGCACGCTTGCTGGTTACTTCACTAAAGCAGACAATGGCATTATGAGAATTCTCGATGTATTCTTTGCGATTCCTTCATTACTGTTAGCAGTTGCAATTATCGCATCATTTGGTGCAAGTACAACCAATTTAATCATCGCCTTAAGCATTGGTAATATTCCTTCTTTTGCTCGTACTATGCGTGCGAATGTATTAGAAGTTAAACGTACTGAGTACGTTGAAGCTGCCATTATTTCAGGAGAACAAACACCACGTATACTATGGAGTTATATTTTCCCAAATGCTTTAGCCCCTATCATTATACGTTTTTCATTAAATATAGGCGCGGTCGTATTAACAACAAGTGGTTTAAGCTTCCTAGGCCTTGGCGTAGCGCCAGAAGTACCTGAATGGGGCAATATATTACGTACAGGTAGTACTTATCTTGAAACACATAGTAATCTCGCAATATTTCCTGGGTTATGTATTATGTTACTCGTTCTTGCCTTTAACTTTATTGGCGATGCCGTACGTGACGCACTTGATCCAAAAGTTCAATAA
- a CDS encoding ABC transporter permease: MLVYHINLVDFNLQEVNFVQPFRHAFKPLYGKYFYRIIFSILSLPLFIYAVIKYFIQGKQHVSTVQQSELDSIVAALKKKYSYLKQDKNDNKLRKEAQRIYNHRYRYNAKQPTNDFVSYYTTLITGRFPVIKVICAFPLFILLCFYLNPIVRYIFERFVMALFVIVGVIFVVFTILYLSPLDAAYSILGPEATKDQVHQFNASHNLDQSYLAQLWNAIKGVFTFDLGTSYKGNENVIHAIFIRIPVTLLIALISLIIAIVIAIPIGIISAIKRNTWLDVILMIIALIGLSIPNFWQGLIFILAFSLKLDILPPSYMPNNPLTLILPVIVVGTAVAASITRMTRSSVLEVMRNDYVMTAYAKGLSSQQVITRHILKNAIIPIITLIGLLVADLLGGAAVTEQVFNINGIGRYIVQKQFIPDIPAIMGGVVYISIVISLANLAIDIFYAIVDPKIRSEIKERE; the protein is encoded by the coding sequence ATACTTGTATATCATATTAATCTAGTCGACTTTAACTTACAAGAGGTGAATTTTGTGCAACCATTTCGTCACGCTTTCAAGCCCTTATATGGTAAATATTTTTATCGTATAATTTTTTCAATTTTAAGTTTACCGTTATTTATTTATGCCGTAATTAAATATTTTATTCAAGGTAAACAACATGTAAGTACCGTGCAACAATCAGAACTCGATTCAATTGTAGCAGCTTTAAAAAAGAAATATAGTTATTTAAAACAGGACAAAAATGATAACAAGCTTAGGAAAGAAGCGCAACGCATATATAATCATCGGTATCGTTATAATGCTAAGCAGCCTACAAATGACTTTGTATCATATTACACAACTTTGATAACTGGCAGATTCCCAGTTATCAAAGTTATTTGTGCCTTCCCGCTATTTATTTTATTATGCTTTTATTTAAATCCAATCGTAAGATATATTTTTGAACGTTTCGTAATGGCTTTATTCGTTATCGTAGGCGTTATTTTTGTTGTTTTTACAATACTATATCTTTCACCATTGGATGCAGCTTATAGCATTTTGGGCCCAGAAGCAACAAAAGATCAAGTACATCAATTTAATGCTAGCCATAACCTTGACCAATCCTATTTAGCGCAACTTTGGAATGCCATTAAAGGCGTATTCACCTTCGATTTAGGAACATCATATAAAGGTAATGAAAACGTTATTCATGCTATTTTCATACGTATTCCTGTTACTTTACTCATTGCTTTAATTTCATTAATTATTGCGATTGTTATTGCCATTCCTATTGGTATTATTAGCGCAATTAAGCGTAACACATGGTTAGACGTTATTTTAATGATAATTGCATTAATAGGTTTATCTATTCCAAATTTCTGGCAAGGGTTAATCTTTATACTTGCCTTCTCGTTAAAGTTAGACATTTTACCACCATCTTATATGCCAAATAACCCGTTAACACTTATTTTGCCAGTGATTGTGGTAGGTACTGCTGTAGCCGCTTCTATTACACGTATGACACGTTCATCTGTATTAGAAGTTATGCGCAATGACTATGTTATGACTGCTTATGCCAAAGGGTTGTCATCGCAACAAGTTATTACACGACACATTTTAAAAAATGCCATTATTCCTATCATCACATTGATTGGCTTACTCGTAGCCGATTTATTAGGAGGCGCTGCGGTAACAGAACAAGTCTTTAACATTAATGGTATCGGTCGTTATATCGTTCAAAAACAATTTATACCAGACATTCCAGCCATTATGGGCGGTGTAGTATATATTTCTATTGTTATATCGCTAGCTAACCTTGCGATAGATATTTTTTACGCTATTGTAGATCCAAAAATACGTAGTGAAATTAAGGAAAGGGAGTAA
- a CDS encoding dipeptide ABC transporter ATP-binding protein: MTNLLEVNHLGISFDYDNRSVEAVKDVSFNLEKRKILGIVGESGSGKSVTAKSIMKLLPDYPNHTISGEILFDGEDINKLNRKQIQQYRGKDVAMIFQDPISSLNPRMAIGKQITEVIFQHKKISKSAAKKMAMDILEKVGIQNLERNFNAYPYEFSGGMRQRVMIAMALVLEPRVLIADEPTTALDVSTQNQLLELMKSLYEHIETSIIFITHDLSVVYQFCDDMIVMKEGAVVERGDVKSVFDNPQNAYTQRLIDAIPDLHAPKQPRSNISDEKILTFDHVSVDYPASKGQSFRAVNDVSINIRKGESLGIVGESGSGKSSLAKTVVGLNGVSEGAVWYKGLPLHLFRQSEMTSLRKEIQMIFQDPYASINPRFKVIDIIGRPLKIHGYINNNKDLKTQVITLLEKVGLDESYLYRYPHELSGGQRQRVSIARAISIEPEVIVCDEAVSALDVSIQQEIIQLLKRLQEEMNMTYIFITHDMGVIKEMSDRIAVMQQGRVVELNDAESVIENPQADYTQRLLSEVPTVPSRHAK, translated from the coding sequence ATGACGAATTTATTAGAAGTAAATCATCTGGGTATATCGTTCGATTATGACAATAGAAGTGTCGAAGCGGTTAAGGATGTGAGCTTTAATTTAGAAAAGAGAAAAATACTTGGTATTGTTGGGGAATCTGGTTCAGGCAAAAGTGTTACGGCAAAGTCAATTATGAAATTATTGCCTGATTATCCTAACCACACAATTTCTGGTGAAATTTTATTTGATGGTGAAGATATTAATAAACTAAACCGTAAACAAATTCAGCAATATCGTGGTAAAGATGTAGCGATGATATTCCAAGACCCTATTTCTTCACTAAATCCAAGAATGGCAATTGGAAAGCAAATTACAGAAGTGATTTTTCAACATAAGAAAATATCTAAAAGCGCAGCTAAAAAAATGGCTATGGATATTTTAGAAAAAGTAGGTATTCAAAATCTAGAGCGTAATTTTAATGCTTATCCTTATGAATTTTCTGGTGGTATGCGTCAACGTGTCATGATTGCCATGGCTTTAGTTCTCGAACCACGTGTATTAATCGCTGACGAACCGACTACTGCGTTAGATGTAAGTACACAAAATCAACTGTTAGAGTTAATGAAATCATTATATGAACATATAGAAACATCAATTATTTTTATTACTCATGATTTAAGTGTAGTCTATCAGTTTTGTGACGACATGATTGTGATGAAAGAGGGCGCAGTTGTTGAACGTGGCGATGTTAAATCTGTCTTTGATAATCCACAAAATGCATATACACAACGATTAATTGATGCTATACCAGATTTACATGCACCGAAACAACCACGAAGTAACATAAGTGACGAAAAGATATTAACCTTTGATCATGTATCGGTTGATTATCCAGCTTCGAAAGGTCAAAGTTTTAGAGCGGTGAATGATGTATCTATCAATATTCGAAAAGGCGAATCACTTGGTATAGTTGGCGAATCTGGCTCAGGTAAATCTTCTTTAGCAAAGACGGTTGTAGGTTTGAATGGAGTATCTGAAGGAGCTGTGTGGTATAAAGGGTTACCATTACATTTATTTAGACAAAGCGAAATGACGAGCTTAAGAAAAGAAATTCAAATGATTTTTCAAGATCCATATGCCTCTATTAATCCACGCTTTAAAGTGATAGATATTATAGGACGACCGCTTAAAATACATGGCTATATAAATAATAATAAAGATTTAAAGACACAAGTTATTACGTTATTGGAAAAAGTAGGATTAGATGAATCTTATTTATATCGTTATCCTCATGAGTTATCAGGTGGACAAAGGCAACGTGTCAGTATAGCACGTGCTATTTCGATAGAACCTGAGGTTATTGTGTGTGATGAAGCAGTTTCTGCATTAGATGTATCAATTCAACAAGAAATTATTCAATTGTTGAAACGACTACAAGAAGAAATGAATATGACCTATATTTTTATCACACATGATATGGGTGTGATTAAAGAAATGAGCGACCGTATCGCCGTGATGCAACAAGGGCGAGTCGTTGAGTTAAATGATGCTGAAAGTGTTATTGAAAATCCACAGGCCGATTACACACAACGCTTATTATCTGAAGTGCCTACAGTGCCTTCAAGACATGCGAAATAG
- a CDS encoding MFS transporter, with amino-acid sequence MDNQDNTNRILKLGFVGAVYAFMIVMMGTTLPTPLYPLYSNVFQLSPLMITVIYAVYAVGVIGGLLVFGQLSDRIGRRYVLIPGIILSIISAIVFLFASNVGLLLLGRVVSGLSAGLFTSTATTTIVNLAPDDKKNQASTIASSVNMLGLGFGPLLCGVLAQYLPYALHLVFIVDIVLLIPAFIGIWLMPEPIKDKQSFRIKVQKLSVPSNIRGTFIYAVIPVFVGFSMLGLFTAISPNFLGEILNIQNKAIIGLTVFLVFCASTVGQLLFKQKSDYSVLMLGSATLIVGVILVGISLLLSSYVLLLIGAIVSGLGQAFSFRAGLSTVNSVSPQDKQAEITSTFFTIAYIAISIPVVGVGLLQLGLAIQGAGLTFSIIVVLLAIISLVLLLLNHKNTQQE; translated from the coding sequence TTGGATAATCAAGATAATACAAACCGTATATTAAAGTTGGGTTTCGTTGGTGCGGTATATGCTTTTATGATTGTTATGATGGGGACGACGCTGCCGACGCCACTATACCCGCTGTATAGTAATGTATTTCAATTATCTCCATTAATGATTACTGTTATTTATGCCGTATATGCAGTAGGTGTTATCGGTGGATTACTTGTATTTGGACAGTTATCAGATCGTATTGGCAGACGTTATGTACTTATTCCTGGAATTATTTTGTCTATTATTAGTGCAATCGTCTTTCTATTTGCGTCAAACGTAGGTTTATTACTGTTAGGGAGAGTTGTTTCTGGTCTTTCTGCAGGCTTATTTACTAGTACGGCTACAACAACCATTGTGAATTTAGCACCTGACGATAAAAAGAACCAGGCGTCAACCATTGCCAGCAGTGTTAATATGTTAGGTCTAGGTTTTGGGCCATTACTTTGTGGCGTGCTCGCTCAATATCTTCCATACGCGTTACATTTAGTCTTTATTGTCGATATTGTGTTATTAATACCGGCATTTATTGGTATTTGGTTGATGCCAGAACCTATCAAAGATAAACAAAGTTTTCGTATTAAAGTTCAAAAATTGAGTGTTCCTAGTAACATTAGAGGGACATTTATTTATGCAGTAATACCAGTTTTTGTAGGATTTTCAATGCTAGGTCTATTCACGGCGATATCTCCCAATTTCTTAGGAGAAATCTTGAATATTCAAAACAAAGCAATTATTGGATTAACAGTATTTTTAGTATTCTGTGCTTCCACAGTCGGTCAATTATTATTCAAACAAAAATCAGACTATAGTGTGCTGATGTTAGGTAGTGCGACATTGATCGTAGGTGTTATTTTAGTAGGTATTTCATTGCTACTTAGTTCATATGTCTTATTACTTATAGGGGCAATTGTTTCAGGATTAGGTCAGGCGTTTAGCTTTCGTGCAGGCTTATCCACGGTAAATAGCGTGTCGCCACAAGACAAACAGGCTGAAATCACTTCAACGTTCTTTACGATTGCTTATATAGCGATTTCCATTCCTGTAGTAGGTGTAGGGTTATTACAATTAGGACTTGCTATTCAAGGTGCCGGTCTTACGTTTAGTATTATTGTCGTGCTACTCGCAATTATTTCGCTAGTGTTATTACTGTTAAATCATAAAAATACGCAGCAAGAATAA
- a CDS encoding DNA-3-methyladenine glycosylase family protein: MNTTWQISKQDQRVQQLMRKDAILVSLIEDIGDIERNLRPDPLKSIVRSIVGQQISVKAAVAIFDRLTQKINDDWSVDTVSKLTEEDMVEIGLSKPKQKYLSNLIEHINENELEFSQFDKLSNEAIIKQLTAVKGIGKWTAEVFLIFTMQREDVVPIDDVGLQRAAKHLYKVPDDKGKELLKKCQITWGDQATIGCLYLWAYIHKYNI; encoded by the coding sequence ATGAACACAACTTGGCAAATTTCAAAACAAGATCAACGTGTGCAACAATTAATGCGTAAAGACGCTATACTCGTATCCTTAATCGAAGACATTGGAGACATAGAAAGAAATTTACGTCCTGATCCATTAAAGTCAATTGTTAGATCGATAGTAGGGCAACAAATATCCGTTAAAGCCGCAGTAGCTATTTTTGACAGGTTAACTCAAAAGATAAATGATGACTGGTCAGTCGATACGGTTAGTAAATTAACGGAAGAAGATATGGTTGAGATAGGCTTGTCTAAACCTAAACAAAAATACCTCAGTAATCTTATTGAACATATTAACGAGAATGAACTCGAATTTAGTCAATTTGATAAATTAAGTAATGAAGCAATTATCAAACAATTAACTGCCGTTAAAGGTATTGGAAAATGGACGGCTGAAGTATTTCTAATTTTTACGATGCAAAGAGAAGACGTCGTACCCATTGACGATGTTGGATTACAGCGTGCAGCAAAGCATTTATACAAAGTGCCAGATGACAAGGGCAAAGAATTATTAAAAAAATGCCAAATTACTTGGGGTGACCAAGCAACAATTGGTTGTCTATATTTATGGGCATATATTCATAAATATAATATTTAA
- a CDS encoding SLAC1 family transporter: MFKKALARLPIAISGLALGNMALSNLFYHLNLSLCGLICFIISWVILILVFIKWIVMPQMFIKELKNVNTFAILPTLPMTLMLMLFIMKNDFLIKSQLVDILWYVAILLHIIFIIIFVGFYAFRNYKSRPNTSWFVMFVGIGVIGETSPAFNSSLGLIATMLGSLFLIAILIYVLISKAWQTYNQEQYPMVIIVSAPAALCLNGYILNHSTYSTTYVVSFTILSQLLFVFSLLFFPTIFKRGFKVSFSALTFPWVTTAASLYNISQKINFNDILELLFSILSYVEIIWATLIVIYVTYKYLVFLTAKHESR; this comes from the coding sequence ATGTTTAAAAAAGCATTAGCACGGTTGCCAATCGCTATATCTGGGTTAGCGCTAGGTAATATGGCTCTAAGTAATTTGTTTTATCATTTAAATTTATCGTTATGTGGATTAATATGCTTTATTATTTCCTGGGTAATTCTTATCTTAGTTTTTATAAAGTGGATTGTTATGCCCCAAATGTTTATAAAAGAACTGAAAAATGTAAATACATTTGCTATATTGCCTACATTACCCATGACGCTAATGTTAATGTTGTTTATTATGAAAAATGACTTTTTAATCAAGTCGCAACTAGTAGATATTCTCTGGTACGTTGCTATTTTATTACATATTATTTTTATTATTATATTTGTAGGATTTTATGCGTTTAGAAATTATAAGTCCCGACCAAACACGAGCTGGTTTGTTATGTTTGTTGGAATAGGTGTAATCGGAGAAACATCACCGGCATTTAATAGTAGTTTAGGTTTGATAGCAACGATGTTAGGGTCGTTGTTTTTAATCGCCATTCTTATATATGTATTAATATCTAAAGCGTGGCAAACTTATAATCAAGAACAATATCCAATGGTGATCATAGTAAGTGCCCCAGCAGCATTATGTTTGAATGGTTATATATTAAATCATTCAACTTATTCAACAACATATGTGGTTAGCTTTACTATATTATCGCAACTGTTGTTCGTATTTTCATTGCTCTTTTTCCCTACAATTTTTAAGAGAGGATTTAAAGTATCTTTTTCAGCATTAACTTTCCCGTGGGTGACGACAGCTGCATCACTATATAATATCTCGCAAAAAATTAATTTCAATGATATTTTAGAATTATTATTCAGTATATTATCTTACGTTGAAATTATTTGGGCCACTCTTATCGTTATTTATGTAACTTACAAATATTTAGTGTTCTTAACTGCCAAGCATGAAAGTAGATAA